A genomic stretch from Juglans microcarpa x Juglans regia isolate MS1-56 chromosome 3S, Jm3101_v1.0, whole genome shotgun sequence includes:
- the LOC121257535 gene encoding transcription factor ABORTED MICROSPORES-like isoform X1 produces MDIWFCFFCFSFAGSSLLLLLFFLCSVKREVGSNRRYCFLPGNMNIVLHNLMERLRSLVGLKGWDYCVLWKLSEDQRFIEWLDCCCAGTNNTPNAGELLFPVSPVLPCRDTIYPHPRTKSCDLLAQLPSSMPLDPGVYAQTLISSQPSWLNFTNNTESSVLKESIGTKVLIPLAGGVIELFANKQVAEDQHVIDLITAQCNISLEEEALINSSNMDTSFTHVDVNAMSEFQSKLPFPGDENDHKDPNNHFRPPVSSATPLQNLSMPFDISVDRIRLSDSPTNFLQQCNYTTEDGTKNETYHEGSHNSFISDKPINPFKSSSENGHQFEMDVLQQSMMTNSSDMHIQFMEPFSQKEQQGNDKDSLKHETGRTDSISDCSDQFDDEDDAKHRRTTGKGPQSKNLVAERRRRKKLNDRLYALRALVPKISKLDRASILGDAIEFVEELQKQVKDLQDELEENSDDGCRNTGTNGNHHNVQPEILNQNAITLGPKDEHDKAPNAIHLGESGINGNLTKQKQYSDISNDTTQHEMEVQVEVAQIDGNKFFVKVFCEHKTGGFVRLMEALNSLGLEVTSANVTSFRNLVCNVFQVEKRDSEIVEADHVRDSLLELTRTPSRSGWPEMAKASENGGGMQDYHQNQNHLHDHHAASFHHHGLHHLNS; encoded by the exons ATGGATATCTGGTTTTGCtttttctgtttctctttcGCTGGTTCTTCccttcttcttttgcttttctttctttgttcagTCAAAAGGGAAGTTGGAAGTAACAGGAGGTACTGTTTTCTgccag gAAACATGAACATCGTCTTGCACAACCTAATGGAGAGGCTAAGATCCCTTGTTGGTTTGAAAGGTTGGGATTATTGTGTTCTGTGGAAATTGAGTGAAGACCAAAG GTTTATTGAATGGCTGGATTGTTGCTGTGCGGGGACTAACAACACCCCAAATGCCGGAGAACTTCTTTTTCCTGTTTCTCCCGTCCTTCCATGTAGGGATACCATTTATCCGCATCCAAGAACGAAATCTTGTGACCTTTTAGCTCAATTGCCTTCTTCCATGCCCCTCGACCCtgg AGTTTATGCACAAACCTTGATATCAAGCCAGCCCAGTTGGCTAAACTTCACAAATAATACAGAATCAAGTGTCCTAAAG GAAAGCATTGGTACTAAGGTTTTGATTCCATTGGCAGGAGGAGTTATTGAACTGTTTGCTAATAAACAA GTTGCTGAAGATCAGCATGTCATTGATCTTATCACTGCACAATGCAACATTTCACTGGAGGAGGAGGCCCTCATCAATTCGAGCAACATGGACACAAGCTTCACTCATGTTGATGTAAATGCAATGAGTGAGTTCCAATCAAAGCTGCCATTTCCGGGAGATGAAAATGATCACAAGGATCCCAACAATCATTTCCGGCCACCAGTTTCATCCGCAACACCATTACAAAATCTAAGTATGCCTTTCGACATCTCTGTTGACCGAATTCGCCTATCTGATTCTCCAACGAACTTCCTTCAGCAATGCAATTACACTACAGAAGACGGAACCAAAAATGAGACGTACCATGAAGGATCACACAATTCCTTCATTTCTGACAAACCCATCAACCCATTTAAGTCTTCCTCTGAAAATGGGCACCAATTCGAGATGGATGTATTACAACAGTCCATGATGACCAATTCATCTGACATGCATATCCAGTTTATGGAGCCATTCTCACAAAAGGAGCAGCAGGGGAATGACAAGGATTCCTTAAAGCACGAAACAGGACGAACAGATTCGATATCGGATTGCAGTGATCAGTTTGACGATGAGGACGATGCAAAGCATAGGCGAACGACTGGAAAGGGGCCTCAGTCGAAAAACCTTGTTGctgaaaggagaagaagaaagaagcttaATGATAGGCTCTATGCTCTTCGAGCGTTGGTCCCTAAGATTTCTAAg TTGGATAGGGCTTCTATCCTGGGGGATGCAATTGAATTTGTCGAGGAGTTGCAAAAGCAAGTGAAAGATCTCcaagatgagcttgaagagAATTCAGATGATGGATGTAGAAACACAGGCACGAATGGCAACCACCACAACGTCCAGCCAGAAATTCTAAATCAAAATGCAATCACTCTTGGCCCTAAAGATGAACATGATAAAGCTCCAAATGCCATTCATCTGGGAGAATCAGGCATTAATGGCAATTTGACGAAACAAAAACAGTACTCAGATATCTCTAATGACACGACACAACATGAGATGGAG GTGCAAGTGGAGGTGGCTCAAATAGATGGGAATAAGTTCTTTGTGAAGGTATTCTGTGAGCACAAGACTGGGGGGTTTGTGAGATTAATGGAGGCATTGAACTCACTGGGACTGGAAGTAACAAGTGCAAATGTAACTAGCTTCAGAAACTTAGTGTGCAATGTTTTCCAAGTTGAG AAAAGGGACAGTGAAATAGTCGAGGCTGATCATGTGAGGGACTCCCTGCTTGAGCTAACGCGAACCCCATCCAGATCAGGGTGGCCCGAGATGGCTAAAGCATCAGAGAATGGTGGCGGCATGCAGGATTATCATCAAAACCAGAACCACCTGCACGATCACCATGCTGCTTCCTTCCACCACCACGGCCTACACCatcttaattcataa
- the LOC121257535 gene encoding transcription factor ABORTED MICROSPORES-like isoform X2, with translation MNIVLHNLMERLRSLVGLKGWDYCVLWKLSEDQRFIEWLDCCCAGTNNTPNAGELLFPVSPVLPCRDTIYPHPRTKSCDLLAQLPSSMPLDPGVYAQTLISSQPSWLNFTNNTESSVLKESIGTKVLIPLAGGVIELFANKQVAEDQHVIDLITAQCNISLEEEALINSSNMDTSFTHVDVNAMSEFQSKLPFPGDENDHKDPNNHFRPPVSSATPLQNLSMPFDISVDRIRLSDSPTNFLQQCNYTTEDGTKNETYHEGSHNSFISDKPINPFKSSSENGHQFEMDVLQQSMMTNSSDMHIQFMEPFSQKEQQGNDKDSLKHETGRTDSISDCSDQFDDEDDAKHRRTTGKGPQSKNLVAERRRRKKLNDRLYALRALVPKISKLDRASILGDAIEFVEELQKQVKDLQDELEENSDDGCRNTGTNGNHHNVQPEILNQNAITLGPKDEHDKAPNAIHLGESGINGNLTKQKQYSDISNDTTQHEMEVQVEVAQIDGNKFFVKVFCEHKTGGFVRLMEALNSLGLEVTSANVTSFRNLVCNVFQVEKRDSEIVEADHVRDSLLELTRTPSRSGWPEMAKASENGGGMQDYHQNQNHLHDHHAASFHHHGLHHLNS, from the exons ATGAACATCGTCTTGCACAACCTAATGGAGAGGCTAAGATCCCTTGTTGGTTTGAAAGGTTGGGATTATTGTGTTCTGTGGAAATTGAGTGAAGACCAAAG GTTTATTGAATGGCTGGATTGTTGCTGTGCGGGGACTAACAACACCCCAAATGCCGGAGAACTTCTTTTTCCTGTTTCTCCCGTCCTTCCATGTAGGGATACCATTTATCCGCATCCAAGAACGAAATCTTGTGACCTTTTAGCTCAATTGCCTTCTTCCATGCCCCTCGACCCtgg AGTTTATGCACAAACCTTGATATCAAGCCAGCCCAGTTGGCTAAACTTCACAAATAATACAGAATCAAGTGTCCTAAAG GAAAGCATTGGTACTAAGGTTTTGATTCCATTGGCAGGAGGAGTTATTGAACTGTTTGCTAATAAACAA GTTGCTGAAGATCAGCATGTCATTGATCTTATCACTGCACAATGCAACATTTCACTGGAGGAGGAGGCCCTCATCAATTCGAGCAACATGGACACAAGCTTCACTCATGTTGATGTAAATGCAATGAGTGAGTTCCAATCAAAGCTGCCATTTCCGGGAGATGAAAATGATCACAAGGATCCCAACAATCATTTCCGGCCACCAGTTTCATCCGCAACACCATTACAAAATCTAAGTATGCCTTTCGACATCTCTGTTGACCGAATTCGCCTATCTGATTCTCCAACGAACTTCCTTCAGCAATGCAATTACACTACAGAAGACGGAACCAAAAATGAGACGTACCATGAAGGATCACACAATTCCTTCATTTCTGACAAACCCATCAACCCATTTAAGTCTTCCTCTGAAAATGGGCACCAATTCGAGATGGATGTATTACAACAGTCCATGATGACCAATTCATCTGACATGCATATCCAGTTTATGGAGCCATTCTCACAAAAGGAGCAGCAGGGGAATGACAAGGATTCCTTAAAGCACGAAACAGGACGAACAGATTCGATATCGGATTGCAGTGATCAGTTTGACGATGAGGACGATGCAAAGCATAGGCGAACGACTGGAAAGGGGCCTCAGTCGAAAAACCTTGTTGctgaaaggagaagaagaaagaagcttaATGATAGGCTCTATGCTCTTCGAGCGTTGGTCCCTAAGATTTCTAAg TTGGATAGGGCTTCTATCCTGGGGGATGCAATTGAATTTGTCGAGGAGTTGCAAAAGCAAGTGAAAGATCTCcaagatgagcttgaagagAATTCAGATGATGGATGTAGAAACACAGGCACGAATGGCAACCACCACAACGTCCAGCCAGAAATTCTAAATCAAAATGCAATCACTCTTGGCCCTAAAGATGAACATGATAAAGCTCCAAATGCCATTCATCTGGGAGAATCAGGCATTAATGGCAATTTGACGAAACAAAAACAGTACTCAGATATCTCTAATGACACGACACAACATGAGATGGAG GTGCAAGTGGAGGTGGCTCAAATAGATGGGAATAAGTTCTTTGTGAAGGTATTCTGTGAGCACAAGACTGGGGGGTTTGTGAGATTAATGGAGGCATTGAACTCACTGGGACTGGAAGTAACAAGTGCAAATGTAACTAGCTTCAGAAACTTAGTGTGCAATGTTTTCCAAGTTGAG AAAAGGGACAGTGAAATAGTCGAGGCTGATCATGTGAGGGACTCCCTGCTTGAGCTAACGCGAACCCCATCCAGATCAGGGTGGCCCGAGATGGCTAAAGCATCAGAGAATGGTGGCGGCATGCAGGATTATCATCAAAACCAGAACCACCTGCACGATCACCATGCTGCTTCCTTCCACCACCACGGCCTACACCatcttaattcataa